Genomic segment of bacterium:
CCACCCGAACTGCGACCTTCGCCGCCGCCATGGGGATGATCAACCGGATTCATTGCGACACCGCGAACATTGGGACGGCGCCCGAGCCAACGCGATCGCCCCGCCTTGCCCAGCACCTGATTCTCGTGCTCCGTGTTGCCCACCTGACCGATCGTCGCGATGCACTCAGTGAGCACGCGTCGAGTCTCGCCGGAAGGCAGTTTGATCTGTGCATACTTGCCTTCGCGCGCCATCAACTGAGCCCCGGCCCCTGCAGAACGCACCATCTGTGCACCCTTTCCGGGCTTGAGTTCAATATTGTGGATGATCGTGCCTGTCGGGATCACACGCAGTGGAAGCGCATTCCCCGGCCGGATCTCCGCCTTCTCACCCGTCATGAGTTCGTCGCCGACCTTCAACCCCTGGGGCGAGACGATGTAGCGCTTCTCGCCATCCGCGTAATTCAAGAGGGCGATCAGTGCGGATCGATTCGGATCGTATTCGATCGACGCGACTTTCGCGGGGATGTCCCGCTTGTTTCGCCTGAAGTCGATCGTTCGATACCTGCGCTTGTGACCACCGCCGCGGTGAAACGAGGTAATCCTTCCGCGGTTGTTGCGGCCACCTGACTTCTTGATCGAAGAAGTCAGACTCTTTTCGGGAGTCGACTTGGTGACGGCGGCGAAGTCGGAAACCGACATTCCCCGTCGTCCCGCCGAAGTCGGCTTGTATTTTCGCGTGGCCATCCTCTAGACCCCTTCAAAGAACTCGATTGCGTCACCTTCGCGCAGTCGCACTCGGGCTTTCTTCCACGACGGCTTGCGGCCGACTTTCTTCCCCATGCGACGCAACTTGCCGCGCATGCGAAGTGTACGAACGTCGACGACTCCGACGCCGAACAACTGTTCGACGGCTGACCTGATCTCCGGCTTGTTTGCATCCGGATGGACCGCGAAGGTCACGACGTTATGCGACTCGCGCTCGATCGTACTCTTCTCCGTGATCAGCGGTTTGATGATGACCTGTCGCGGATCTTTCATTGGAGCCGCTCCACGATGGCGTCGACCGCGTCGCGCATCAAGATGAGGTTCTTCCG
This window contains:
- the rplB gene encoding 50S ribosomal protein L2, which produces MATRKYKPTSAGRRGMSVSDFAAVTKSTPEKSLTSSIKKSGGRNNRGRITSFHRGGGHKRRYRTIDFRRNKRDIPAKVASIEYDPNRSALIALLNYADGEKRYIVSPQGLKVGDELMTGEKAEIRPGNALPLRVIPTGTIIHNIELKPGKGAQMVRSAGAGAQLMAREGKYAQIKLPSGETRRVLTECIATIGQVGNTEHENQVLGKAGRSRWLGRRPNVRGVAMNPVDHPHGGGEGRSSGGRHPVTPWGVPTKGHRTRKNPRSDKFIVKRRGQK
- a CDS encoding 50S ribosomal protein L23, with the protein product MKDPRQVIIKPLITEKSTIERESHNVVTFAVHPDANKPEIRSAVEQLFGVGVVDVRTLRMRGKLRRMGKKVGRKPSWKKARVRLREGDAIEFFEGV